One window from the genome of Aricia agestis chromosome 6, ilAriAges1.1, whole genome shotgun sequence encodes:
- the LOC121728270 gene encoding YY1-associated factor 2: MDKKNAIRRGKRPSKVVEENYWDCSVCTYRNNAEAFKCSMCDVRKGTSTRKPRINPALVAAQAAGTATSSQKRPRSSSLKKKRRPPRLNNVDRSSAQTREVTVSGVTVVITEYKPKKSVSSSSSDVESSNDARP; the protein is encoded by the exons ATGGACAAGAAAAATGCTATTCGGAGAGGCAAAAGGCCATCCAAAGTGGTTGAAGAAAACTATTGGGACTGTAGCGTTTGTACTTATAGAAATAACGCAGAGGCCTTTAAATGCTCCATGTGTGACGTTAGAAAAG GTACATCCACCCGCAAGCCGCGCATCAACCCTGCATTGGTGGCGGCGCAGGCGGCCGGCACCGCGACATCCTCTCAGAAGCGGCCCCGGTCCTCCTCGCTCAAGAAGAAGCGCCGACCACCGAGACTCAACAACGTCGACCGCAGCTCCGCGCAGACGAGAGAG GTAACCGTGAGCGGCGTGACGGTGGTGATCACGGAGTACAAGCCCAAGAAGTCAGTGTCCAGCAGCTCCAGCGACGTCGAGTCATCTAACGACGCTCGCCCCTGA
- the LOC121728069 gene encoding odorant receptor 85c-like, with amino-acid sequence MSTGKAICLYLNQGTLKSVLDTFEDLYPVLDENADIDEDDRVTEEEKKVVSSTMKLIYTSIGVLGTFISMVVLSFILLPIVLILYIYFTTGNFEHENVILEHSFLATMVVKKDFNKSAMYSIFWLKLSGITMDLLDTKKPFNYFATYYLYYFNCLFLFSHVAGEVNFMIDAINNGKSVIDVAHLLPLNAITFLSIAKSCFLFFNQGVLKSILDRLEEYHPSTEDADKPNDREQKLVAKSVKTIVFSTYTLGLIVSIMIMTFFIIPIAIMAHSYLTSGEIKYITPFLVKYFFNIDNTFNWAVIYIHHIWTTLVVCGNVYGADILILLFCCYIKMHFELIGKRFEGVINDDSLETTQKNIRKLIMRHQSILNLVEAMDVLFSKATLIQCVISSIMICFCLFTATFTESTLNLITFALFLFMILVEMMMLCYFGDMLISASTEFGDDVYRCAWYNAHPSIMKDLIFILQRSQTPCKITALGFADLRLMTFTSILSSSWSYYALIRTMYE; translated from the exons ATGTCGACGGGCAAAGCTATATGCCTGTACCTAAACCAGGGGACGCTGAAATCCGTATTAGATACTTTCGAAGATCTGTACCCGGTTTTGGACGAAAATGCCGATATTGATGAAGACGATAGGGTGACTGAGGAAGAGAAGAAAGTCGTTAGCAGCACCATGAAATTGATATACACCAGCATAGGAGTACTAGGGACGTTTATTTCCATGGTCGTACTGAGCTTCATTCTCCTGCCGATTGTCCTTATCCTGTACATCTACTTCACTACGGGCAACTTCGA ACACGAAAACGTAATATTAGAACACAGTTTTTTGGCCACGATGGTCGTGAAAAAAGACTTCAATAAGTCGGCCATGTACAGTATATTCTGGCTCAAACTATCCGGAATAACCATGGATTTATTGGACACGAAGAAACCTTTTAATTACTTCGCCACTTACTACCTTTATTATTTCAATTGTCTCTTCCTATTTTCGCATGTGGCTGGTGAAGTTAACTTTATGATCGACGCGATAAACAACGGAAAGAGTGTCATAGACGTAGCACATTTGTTACCTCTAAATGCCATAACATTTCTTTCCATAGCGAAGAGTTGCTTCTTGTTCTTTAACCAAGGTGTGCTCAAGTCTATTCTGGATAGACTAGAGGAATACCATCCGAGTACAGAAGATGCTGATAAGCCGAATGATAGGGAACAAAAATTAGTGGCTAAGTCGGTAAAAACGATAGTGTTTTCGACCTATACCCTGGGGTTGATAGTGAGCATAATGATAATGACATTCTTCATAATACCGATCGCGATTATGGCTCACAGCTATCTAACGAGTGgtgaaattaaatatattacgcCGTTTTTGGTGAAATACTTCTTCAATATAGATAACACGTTCAATTGGGCAGTAATTTATATTCACCATATTTGGACAA CGCTGGTAGTTTGTGGAAATGTGTACGGAGCTGACATCCTGATTCTTCTCTTCTGCTGCTACATCAAGATGCACTTTGAGCTGATCGGCAAGCGATTCGAAGGCGTCATCAACGACGACTCCTTGGAGACCACGCAGAAGAATATAAGGAAGCTGATCATGCGCCACCAGTCCATTCTAAA TTTAGTGGAGGCAATGGACGTACTGTTTTCAAAAGCCACCCTCATCCAGTGCGTCATTTCCTCCATTATGATATGTTTCTGCTTGTTCACCGCCACT TTCACAGAGAGCACCCTCAACCTCATCACGTTCGCGCTGTTCCTGTTCATGATCCTGGTGGAGATGATGATGCTGTGCTACTTCGGCGACATGCTCATATCCGCT AGCACTGAGTTTGGTGACGACGTGTACCGATGCGCTTGGTACAACGCTCATCCCTCTATTATGAAGGAcctcatttttattttacaaag ATCACAAACCCCCTGCAAAATAACTGCCCTGGGATTCGCAGACCTCAGGCTTATGACTTTTACGTCG ATCCTGAGTTCGTCTTGGTCGTACTATGCGTTAATAAGAACCATGTATGAGTAA